ACTAGTTAGGGCCAACCACTTGGCATATTCAAAAGTGCACGGccaagtttaaatttcaaaagccCCTGCAACACCATAGCCGAGATCCTAGGAGCCTCCGAAACCATGCCGACCTAACAGGCGGGGTGCAATCTATGTGGAGAACACCCACGTCCGATATTCGGAACGTGTGAAGGTCTGGTACATTAGAGCCTCTTGTTCTTTGAGTATCGTCTTGTCTACGAAAGATCTCTAGGTAAGTGCTCGAATACTCCGACAGATTATAGCTTTCTTCTGTTCCTTGAGTACCGTcctgacttaggcatcagagGGTTCTCTATCGGACATGCCCCAGCAAGAAGACTTTCTAGTCTGTGTTGTTTCAGATCGGAGCGCAGTTGCAGACCGGCATCTTGGAAACTGCCACCCACGTCGAATCTCAACCCAGCACAATCCAAGTAGTCGATCACTGAGTTCTCTAGTACCAATACTTCACTCGCTTGGCACCTAGAGCTGGCCGGTTTTTAATGGTAATAGAAGAAACATGGATTAAACATTCTCCTCGTATTTAGATACACAAATCTTCTGGAACAATGGTCGACAAGGGTTAATCTTCTCTAAATCCTAAATCTTGGTCCATGTTAGGGTTCGGGGTATCAGGTCCAACCGTGTTCAAAGAAACCCTCACACGTGTAACTTCCCGAGTCACGCACGTCCGCCTCTCGGCCAGAGCCTTCGTCACTGTGTTTTCGAATACGCTGGCCATggatttattattatttcatgCCATCACACAGGGAACCCTCGGCCCCTCTTCGGTCTAGTCCCCGAGTCTCCTTCTCAACCCCCGCCTCCacctccaccacctcctcctcctcctccactatCACCACcaccccctcttcttcctccacgCGCGGCGGCGACGACAACGTCCTAGCAACCGAGGGAAGGGGCGGAGATGAGCGTGTGGAACTACGTGGTGACGGCCCACAAGCCGACCAACGTCACCCACTCCTGCGTGGGCAACTTCACCAGTCCCCAAGAGCTCAACCTCATCATCGCGtaatttctccccctttctctAGGGTTTCAATGTTTGATGTCGATTCCCCCTTGCTAGCTCTTTTGGTTCATTCAAGCTTTTCTGATTCTAGGGTTCGGGTCTGGACCGGGATTGCTCGCTTTAAATATACGCCCATTTATCTGTATTGTGGCTTGGTGTGGTATTTTTGGGGAATTTGTTAGGGTTTTCTTCGATTTGCTATGGAGTTGTACATTTCTCAGGAAGAAAagattccctttttttttattcaaggGTGATTCATTATTTTCCTAATCAATTTGtctattttgctttttttttttcaaatttttttactATTTATGATTTCTTTGTAGAACATAAAATGGCCGAACTATGGACACGGCAATGTAGTAGTTTCTTTTATGTTCTTGCATAAACAATGATAAATGAATaaatttctctctccctcccggcCTCCCTCCTGGCCTCCCTCCTGTGCACTTCCCcctcccctctcttcttctcctccttgccgccccccttccctctcctcccctttcgaTCTCTTTCTCAACTTCTTTTTCAAAGGTTATAATTTTGAAGCTGGATGTCTATTGGGACTTTTAGGTTTAGGCGTGCAAGTATGCATAATTTTTTTGCATCATCTAGTAGCTTCTCCTTATTCTAGAAATTGTGTATGTTGATTCTACGGTTCCCTGCTGTATGTCTGCTAAgtagcctttttctttatttttacagTAAATGTACTCGCATTGAGATCCATTTGCTTACTCCTCATGGCCTACAGGTAACTAAGCCGTTTGtctttataaattttctttatCCATTGAAGAATAGCTGTGAGCACAAATTGAAGATGTGGGATGAGGATATTGTTTAACTATTATCAAGTAAGCAACTAACAAAGATTTTTGTTGAGTTTGATGTTTTATTTGAAGTGAAAAGAGACTATAATGCTAAAATCTGCATGTACAAGGTCAACGAAATGTCAGGCAAATTCTATGATTCCATTCATGGTCCAGATACATGCACTAATATGACCCTTGGGTCCTTGAAAGCGAGTTAGAATTTTCCATGAATGGCTTAAAAATAATTCCTAAGAGTCTAGGAAAGCAagataagaaagaaaaagctaGAAGCGAACCAGTTGCATAACAAAGAATTCATGAATCGGTTTTACATGAAGGAAATGCTAGAAGCCAATGGATGACCCCCTTTCAATCATCCAATAGATATTGGTGAATGGAATAAAAAATGAAATTGCTTATGATGGGTTCTCTTCTGAGTTGAATGTGGAAGTGAGACAAGTGAAGTGTACAATTTTAATTTGGTGATTGTCTTTAAGCTTAATTTAAATACCATTATGTatataatacatatatatatatatatacatatatgtatatatgtaaatatatctgtatatgtatgtatatgtatttagATATATGTATGGATGCATGTATATGTCTGAATATATGAATAGATGCCAACGTTTTTGCTAACTGTAGAGATTTAAAACAATTATGCAGTGGAATTGCTGCCTTTGTTATCCTTTGATTCCCTTGTTTGGGAAATGGTTTCACCAATTGTCTTTGTTAATAAAAGCTAGTTCTGCATCGACACTTGAACCATGAATCTTAAAGGTATTGAGCTTCATTGCAAATCTACTTGTATTTTGTGTTGCCTGGGCACTTGCTTCAACTAGAAGAATTTGTCTAAGATATGTATCAGCGAGCCAGATATGTGTCAAAACACTTAGATACTTCTCAAACTCTTTAGTGATTGACATGGATTTGAATTATTCCAAAACTAAGTTTGACCCACCATAAATTATTAGATATGGGTCTCTGTTCTGTCTAAGGATTGCTAAAAAATATTGGTAATAAAATTAGTTTCTGAGATATCTTGTTTCTTATATTTATTAGCTAATTTGGGAGTTTGGATGAGAAATTTATATTGAAAGACCTCAACTTTTAGTGGTTTCTTATCTGCAATATTTGAAATACAGGCACATGTATACATAtgcatatctatatatataagtatgtagatacatacatatgtacatatgtataaaTATAATTACATCAAAGTTCTTTTTCCTATATGCACTTATTTCTCCATTTTCCTCCAGCTGAATTGCATAGATGTCTGATCTGATTCTTGCATCTGCATCCAATTGTTTCTCCAACTATTGCCATCCACTTGAAGCATTTTACGTACAAATTAATTACAGAtgtatcatttgtttgctttctGCCTCCTTTTTTGAACCATGGATTATCTCTTTTTGTTTTGGCTTTTATGTTTATAAGCATGAGTGCTCTGTTTATTTTTTCTAGCAATTTGCATCCTGGATGTAAGTATCTGCCCTATGCATGTGTAAGTGTtcctcttaaaaaaaaagatagaaatgcATGTGGAAGTGatttttattgttgcagcccatGCTGGATGTTCCAATATATGGAAGAATTGCAACACTTGAACTTTTCCGTCCTCATGTGAGTATccatcttttattttcttgcgaTTTTGATGGATCCTATTTCTTTGCATATATGGTTTTTAAATTGATTCTATTTGATCTTGTCATCTTGTAGGGTGAACCTCAAGATTTCCTATTTATTGCTACAGAAAGATACAAATTTTGTGTTCTTCAATGGGATGCAGAGACTTCAGAACTCATCACAAGGTTAAAAATGAGTTGCACCCTTCTTTTTCCTTGCTTACTTTTCTAGAGAAAGTTCGTTAATCTTCAACATCATCTTGAAGTGCATAAAAATAagtgcataaaaataaaatatatattttcagtGATGTTTCTATGTCTTCATAATTCAAAGTCACAGTTCAAGCCTTGTAGAAGATAGAGTGAGTGTAGCAAAAATTCAAATGTATGTTGTTGACTTATGAACATGCCATATGTATATATTGGTCGACATGAGCACCTCCACGATAGTTATCATATGCGAATTAATCTGCAGTTGTACCCTCTAAATTAGTTTGTCACCCTTGTATATATATCAGATTATCTACAATTTTATTCTTTGAAAATGCCCTAGTATCTATGTCCTAGGAAAggagaaaaattaaatcttgagATATCAGAAATCACCTGGTACTTAACTCATCTGATTGTATCCACCTCTTAGGAAGGGAGAAAGATCTTTAGATATCAGAAACCAACTGGTATATCACTTGTGTGATTGTATATGTCAATCTTAGGCTTTTCACTTCTGTGTTCTTACACAGCAGATCACCCTGTCTTCACACAATCACCATTACATATCAGTTCATGTCAGTTATGTCTGTAGACTATTTTTTTGAAATGCTTTGGTAGTTTCAATGGTGAAATGCTTTAGCACTTTAATTTTTAGTGGAGAAATGCTTGGTACTTTAATTGGTCTAGGAACTTTGTCATGTGTCCTTTTGCTAGTAGCTAGTATAGCCAAGGAATTTCCTGGAGCATCTTCTCTCTGATTTAACTCTAGCCATCATCTATTTGTATTTTAAATGTTCTTTTAAGCTGTGCAATCTTTCCATGAAACAAAGAAGTAAACTTCTTCTCGAGTAGTAGTTCTTTCTATTCATGCAGTCTTCCATTACATATGCATCTGAGCACATGCTTTTGTGACGTGCAGAGCTATGGGAGATGTTTCGGATCGCATTGGTCGCCCAACAGATAATGGACAGGTAAGAGgatgatcttttcttttttccctgtTCATTTCTCTATCT
The sequence above is a segment of the Phoenix dactylifera cultivar Barhee BC4 unplaced genomic scaffold, palm_55x_up_171113_PBpolish2nd_filt_p 002786F, whole genome shotgun sequence genome. Coding sequences within it:
- the LOC120109791 gene encoding DNA damage-binding protein 1a-like; translated protein: MSVWNYVVTAHKPTNVTHSCVGNFTSPQELNLIIAKCTRIEIHLLTPHGLQPMLDVPIYGRIATLELFRPHGEPQDFLFIATERYKFCVLQWDAETSELITRAMGDVSDRIGRPTDNGQIGIIDPDCRLIGLHLYDGLFKVIPFDNKGQLKEAFNIRYQEM